One genomic window of Magnolia sinica isolate HGM2019 chromosome 3, MsV1, whole genome shotgun sequence includes the following:
- the LOC131239489 gene encoding uncharacterized protein LOC131239489 gives MDGVDNPIHHSMPAHKTARSWLETGGDRTQSASSNQSPPKKKWIEYIFVISDSAYRNLIISKRQELSVKPQLQMNSRAKLLKADLAFLECLEKSWTSNTKGDARIAYLYRSMCIAGLRNILIPYRMHLVRLQSGPSMVERLGNLNGKNNTCRAETNLNNRS, from the exons atggacggcgtggataatccgATACATCACAGTATGCCCGCCCAcaaaactgcccgttcgtggttagagacgggcggggataggacgcaatccgcgtccagtaaCCAATCCCCGCCCAAGAAAAAGTGGATTGAGTATATTTTCGTCATTTCAGATTCAGCCTATAGAAACCTGATAATTTCAAAACGCCAGGAACTTTCGGTAAAGCCACAATTGCAGATGAATTCCAGG GCTAAGCTTCTGAAGGCAGACTTGGCGTTTCTTGAATGCTTGGAGAAATCATGGACGAGCAACACAAAGGGAGATGCCCGCATAGCTTATCTTTATCGGTCAATGTGCATTGCAG GTCTGAGGAATATACTTATACCTTATAGAATGCATCTGGTGAGACTACAATCAGGGCCGTCGATGGTAGAGCGGTTAGGCAATTTGAATGGGAAAAATAACACATGCAGAGCAGAGACAAACTTGAATAATAGATCCTGA